The sequence TGTTCAAAGGTAACATTCAGTAGCCAGGAAGGTACTTTCAAAGCCCGGTTATCCAACCCAAAACTTAGGAAGTTAACAATCTGAGTTACATTTTACAgccttttctccccttcctgcccTAGGGAGGTGCAAACTGGCACAGTTCAACAGTCCTTAGTCCAGATCCAGGCAGGATGAGCGTAGTAAGGGAAAGATAAGCCTCTGTAATTTTAAGCAAGCTCCCTATGAGCTCTGTTGCCTTGTCAGAATTTCCATTACATTAACTGATCATGCCGCttcatttttttgctcttctcctCAACCTCCTTCAGCACATCCTGCAGTTTCTTAGAGCTCTGTGTCAGGAGGGCAAAGCTTTCCTTGAAGTTGCCGGCCCCGTGCTCCCTGCAGATGTTCTCAAGCCCatcaaaacactgcaaaatctTCTCCAGCTCGGCCTTGACAgccttctgctcctccagctctgctcgCAGCGCCTGCTCCGCGGCCGCCTCTGCCcggcactgctgctgcagctgctgcagctcatccTGCAGCGCCTGGAATTCCTCCTTGCTGTAGGGATACTGCTCCTGCACCCTGTCCTCGGGCAGCAGCACGTTCTTAGGGATGTTTagcaccagctgcagcagcacttcttCCATTTTAGCGAAGAGTTTATCGAAGTGCTCCTTCATGAAGAGCAGGAATTTCTCAGTGCATTTCCGGATCTGGGAAGGGCTGACTTTGCAGCCGGGAATGCCGTCCAGCTTCTTCAGCATCACGCCCTCCACCACCAGCATCATTTCGAAGAGGTAGTCCTGGAAGGCGATGTAGACGCGCAGCATGCACGTCTGGGGCGTGAAGCCGAAGAACTGCGTCTCGTAGGTCATGGGATCCACCGACATGGCGGCGGGGGGCCCGGGGCGGCCGAGCCGCGAGGGGAAGCCGGGTCTCCCAGGGCTCCCCGGCGCTACCCGAGGCAGCGGGGCCGCTCCTCCCGCTCGGGTTCTGGGCCGAGCACGGGCCCGGGGCCGCTGCCGAGGACGGGGCCGGAGCCcagcgctgccgccgccgccgctttCCCGCCTCGCTCGAGCGCCGCCTCAGGGCAGCCCCGCCCGCAGCCAATCAGCGCCCTCCAGGGCACCCGCACCGCCCAGTCACCGAGCGCTCCGTCCCTCGGCGGGCGGGCCAAGCGCCCGGAGAGCGCGGCCGCTCGGCCAATGACAGCACGGAGCGCTGGGAGGGCATGGCAGCGCGGCCAATGGGAGCgcggagcggcggcagcgggcTGCGTACTCGGCCAATGAGAGCGCAGAGCGGAGGGAGGGCGCAGCGGTTCGGCCAATGAGAGCGCAGAGCGGAGGGAGGGCGCTGCGGTTCGGCCAATGAGAGCGCAGAGCGGAGGGAGGGCGCTGCGGTTCGGCCAATGGGAGCTCGGAGTGCCCGGCaggcg comes from Corvus cornix cornix isolate S_Up_H32 chromosome 19, ASM73873v5, whole genome shotgun sequence and encodes:
- the MIS12 gene encoding protein MIS12 homolog produces the protein MSVDPMTYETQFFGFTPQTCMLRVYIAFQDYLFEMMLVVEGVMLKKLDGIPGCKVSPSQIRKCTEKFLLFMKEHFDKLFAKMEEVLLQLVLNIPKNVLLPEDRVQEQYPYSKEEFQALQDELQQLQQQCRAEAAAEQALRAELEEQKAVKAELEKILQCFDGLENICREHGAGNFKESFALLTQSSKKLQDVLKEVEEKSKKMKRHDQLM